In Rhizobiales bacterium NRL2, a genomic segment contains:
- a CDS encoding 3,4-dihydroxy-2-butanone-4-phosphate synthase, protein MTSEFTRYLSSIEDVVEDARNGKMVILVDDEDRENEGDLYIPAQFATPQAINFMAKYGRGLICLSMNQERIEQLGLDLMSKNNQARHQTAFTVSIEAREGISTGISAQDRAHTIQTAIDLTKGPEDIVTPGHVFPLVAKSGGVLQRAGHTEAAVDIARMAGLRQAGVICEIMNDDGTMARMPDLVKFAQFHNLKIATIADLIAYRRRFDKLVARSHESVVKSELGGEFRLVVFDSEVSYAESLALIKGDISGDEPVLVRMHGYDPLPDLFHETGGKAGRLQQAMRQIAKEGRGVLVFLRQAREMRISEFLQAQEQNNLEKLMDLRDYGIGAQILTDLGVRKMVLLTNSPKHVIGLEGYNLEIVGTRPLQED, encoded by the coding sequence ATGACTTCGGAATTCACACGTTACCTTTCGTCCATCGAGGACGTGGTCGAGGACGCCCGCAACGGCAAGATGGTCATCCTGGTCGACGACGAGGACCGGGAGAACGAGGGGGATCTCTACATTCCCGCCCAGTTCGCGACGCCGCAGGCGATCAACTTCATGGCCAAGTACGGCCGCGGCCTGATCTGTCTGTCCATGAACCAGGAACGGATCGAGCAGCTCGGCCTTGACCTGATGAGCAAGAACAATCAGGCGCGCCACCAGACGGCCTTCACGGTCTCCATCGAGGCGCGCGAAGGCATCTCGACAGGCATCTCGGCCCAGGACCGCGCGCATACCATCCAGACCGCGATCGACCTGACAAAGGGGCCGGAGGATATCGTCACGCCCGGCCACGTCTTCCCGCTGGTCGCCAAGAGCGGCGGCGTCCTGCAGCGCGCCGGCCATACGGAAGCCGCGGTCGACATCGCGCGGATGGCCGGACTGCGCCAGGCCGGCGTGATCTGCGAGATCATGAACGACGACGGCACCATGGCCCGCATGCCGGATCTGGTGAAGTTCGCCCAGTTCCACAATCTCAAGATCGCCACCATCGCCGACCTGATCGCCTACCGGCGGCGCTTCGACAAGCTGGTCGCGCGTTCCCACGAGTCCGTGGTCAAGAGCGAACTGGGCGGCGAGTTCCGGCTGGTGGTGTTCGATTCGGAGGTCTCGTACGCGGAGAGCCTGGCGCTCATCAAGGGCGACATCTCCGGCGACGAGCCGGTGCTGGTGCGCATGCACGGCTACGATCCATTGCCAGACCTGTTCCATGAAACCGGGGGCAAGGCCGGCCGGCTGCAGCAGGCCATGCGGCAGATTGCGAAGGAAGGCCGCGGGGTTCTGGTCTTCCTGCGCCAGGCGCGGGAGATGCGGATCTCGGAGTTCCTGCAGGCCCAGGAGCAGAACAACCTCGAAAAGCTGATGGATCTCCGCGACTACGGCATCGGCGCCCAGATTCTCACGGACCTCGGCGTACGCAAGATGGTCCTGCTGACCAATTCGCCCAAGCACGTCATCGGCCTGGAAGGCTACAATCTGGAAATCGTGGGCACCCGCCCGCTTCAGGAGGACTGA
- a CDS encoding transcriptional regulator yields the protein MTVDRAESDEQTEARNLLRMTSSVSAAYLANNQVAPGDVHTVIVTVRSALSALMRPADDRNIAPPEPAVPIKRSVTPDHLVCLEDGKKLKMLKRYLRARYDMTPDDYRARWNLPPDYPMVAPNYARQRSEFARRIGLGRK from the coding sequence ATGACCGTGGACCGAGCAGAAAGCGACGAACAGACGGAGGCCCGGAACCTGCTTCGCATGACGTCCAGCGTCTCGGCCGCCTATCTGGCCAATAATCAGGTAGCGCCGGGCGATGTGCACACGGTGATTGTGACCGTCCGGTCTGCGCTCAGCGCATTGATGCGGCCTGCCGACGACCGGAATATTGCACCTCCGGAACCGGCGGTGCCGATCAAGCGTTCCGTCACGCCCGACCATCTGGTGTGTCTGGAAGACGGCAAGAAGCTGAAGATGCTGAAGCGCTATCTTCGGGCCAGATACGACATGACGCCGGACGATTATCGCGCCAGGTGGAACCTGCCGCCCGACTATCCCATGGTGGCGCCGAACTACGCGCGGCAGCGGTCGGAGTTCGCCCGCCGCATCGGCCTCGGCAGGAAGTAG
- the glyA gene encoding serine hydroxymethyltransferase (catalyzes the reaction of glycine with 5,10-methylenetetrahydrofolate to form L-serine and tetrahydrofolate), with the protein MSMAEATDAVRDFWSADLERDDPELFESFRLEMDRQQNQIELIASENIASPAVIKAMATVFQNKYAEGYPGRRYYGGCEFVDIAERLAIERACKLFDCSFANVQPHSGAQANQAVFMALLQPGDTVMGMSLDAGGHLTHGAAPNQSGKWFKAVQYGVRREDALIDFDQVEKLAKEYRPKLIIAGGSAYPRIIDFKRFREIADEVGAWLMVDMAHFAGLVAGGVHPNPLDHAQIVTSTTHKTLRCARGGLILSRDEALGKKINSAVFPGLQGGPLMHAIAAKAAGFGEALKPEFHAYSRQVVANAKALAGALMERGFDIVSGGTDTHLMLVDLRSKGVTGRDAERTMENAYMTCNKNGVPFDPEKPMVTSGVRLGTPAGTTRGFGEAEFQKVGHLIADVLEAYAQSNGDNGAAEAKAREEVKQLCGRFPIYTQGL; encoded by the coding sequence ATGAGCATGGCTGAAGCAACCGACGCGGTGCGTGATTTCTGGTCGGCGGACCTGGAGCGCGACGATCCCGAACTGTTCGAGTCCTTCCGGCTGGAGATGGACCGTCAGCAGAACCAGATCGAACTCATCGCCTCCGAGAACATTGCCAGCCCCGCGGTCATCAAGGCGATGGCGACGGTGTTCCAGAACAAGTACGCCGAAGGCTATCCGGGCCGGCGTTACTATGGCGGTTGCGAGTTCGTGGACATCGCCGAGCGGCTGGCGATCGAGCGGGCCTGCAAGCTGTTCGACTGCAGCTTCGCCAACGTTCAGCCCCATTCGGGCGCTCAGGCCAACCAGGCCGTCTTCATGGCGCTGCTGCAGCCGGGCGACACGGTCATGGGCATGTCGCTGGACGCCGGCGGGCACCTGACTCACGGCGCCGCACCGAACCAGTCCGGCAAGTGGTTCAAGGCCGTTCAGTACGGCGTCCGGCGCGAGGATGCCCTGATCGACTTCGATCAGGTGGAGAAGCTGGCGAAGGAATACAGGCCGAAGCTGATCATCGCCGGCGGATCGGCCTATCCGCGCATCATCGACTTCAAGCGTTTCAGGGAGATCGCCGACGAGGTCGGCGCCTGGCTGATGGTCGACATGGCGCATTTCGCCGGTCTGGTCGCCGGCGGGGTGCACCCGAACCCGCTGGACCATGCGCAGATCGTCACTTCGACGACCCACAAGACCCTGCGCTGCGCCCGCGGCGGGCTGATCCTCAGCCGCGACGAGGCGCTGGGCAAGAAGATCAACTCGGCCGTTTTCCCCGGACTTCAGGGCGGGCCGCTGATGCACGCCATCGCTGCCAAGGCGGCCGGCTTCGGCGAGGCGCTGAAGCCCGAGTTCCACGCCTACAGCCGCCAGGTCGTGGCCAATGCGAAGGCGCTTGCCGGGGCGCTGATGGAGCGGGGCTTCGACATCGTCTCGGGCGGTACCGACACGCACCTGATGCTGGTCGATCTGCGCTCCAAGGGCGTCACCGGCCGTGACGCCGAACGGACGATGGAAAACGCCTACATGACCTGCAACAAGAATGGCGTGCCATTCGACCCGGAGAAGCCCATGGTTACGTCTGGCGTCCGGCTCGGCACGCCGGCGGGAACGACCCGCGGCTTCGGCGAAGCGGAGTTCCAGAAGGTCGGGCATCTGATCGCCGACGTGCTGGAGGCCTACGCCCAGTCCAATGGCGACAACGGGGCCGCGGAGGCGAAGGCGCGCGAAGAGGTCAAGCAGCTCTGCGGCCGGTTCCCGATCTATACGCAAGGCCTTTGA
- a CDS encoding ABC transporter ATP-binding protein has product MITVRNVTKHFGGIHAVDGVTLDIARGSITGLIGPNGAGKTTLFNIIAGVFPPSSGQILLDGEDVTELQSHELFHKGLLRTFQIAHEFATLTVLENLMVVPDQQPGEQLRHAWFDYRRVREVEARVADRAREVLDFLQISHLENELAGNLSGGQKKLLELGRTMMVDAKIVLLDEVGAGVNRTLLNTIATSIQRLNEERGYTFCMIEHDMDFIARLCDPVIVMAEGRLLMQGTIDEVKNDEEVIEAYLGTGRKHERQATS; this is encoded by the coding sequence ATGATCACCGTCAGGAACGTCACCAAGCACTTCGGCGGCATTCACGCCGTCGACGGCGTGACGCTGGATATCGCCCGGGGCTCGATCACCGGCCTCATCGGTCCGAACGGCGCGGGCAAGACCACGCTGTTCAACATCATCGCCGGCGTATTCCCGCCCTCCTCGGGCCAGATCCTGCTGGACGGCGAGGACGTGACCGAACTGCAGTCGCACGAACTGTTCCACAAGGGCCTGCTGCGCACCTTCCAGATCGCGCACGAGTTCGCCACCCTGACGGTGCTGGAGAACCTGATGGTCGTGCCGGACCAGCAGCCCGGCGAACAGCTTCGCCACGCCTGGTTCGACTACCGCCGCGTCCGCGAGGTCGAGGCGCGCGTCGCCGACCGCGCCCGCGAAGTGCTCGACTTCCTGCAGATCTCGCATCTGGAAAACGAACTCGCGGGCAACCTTTCGGGCGGCCAGAAGAAGCTGCTGGAACTGGGCCGCACGATGATGGTCGACGCCAAGATCGTGCTCCTCGACGAAGTCGGCGCCGGCGTCAACCGAACGCTGCTGAACACCATCGCCACCTCGATCCAGCGCCTGAACGAGGAGCGCGGCTATACGTTCTGCATGATCGAACACGACATGGACTTCATCGCCCGGCTCTGCGATCCGGTGATCGTCATGGCGGAGGGGCGGCTGCTGATGCAGGGCACGATCGACGAGGTGAAGAACGACGAGGAGGTCATCGAGGCCTATCTCGGCACCGGCCGCAAGCACGAGCGGCAGGCGACGTCATGA
- a CDS encoding transcriptional regulator NrdR, protein MRCPYCHNADTQVKDSRPTEDNTAIRRRRFCPNCGGRFTTFERIQLRELTVVKKNGQRVPFDRDKVARSIDIAIRKRPVDPERVERTINAIVRQLESSGESEIQSQTIGELIMRALANLDQVAYVRFASVYRNFREASDFEDFIGRELGQRDEVPD, encoded by the coding sequence ATGCGCTGTCCGTACTGTCACAACGCCGACACGCAGGTGAAGGATTCACGTCCGACCGAGGACAACACGGCGATCCGGCGCCGGCGCTTCTGTCCCAACTGCGGCGGCCGGTTCACCACATTCGAGCGGATCCAGCTCCGCGAACTGACCGTGGTGAAGAAGAACGGCCAGCGCGTGCCCTTCGACCGCGACAAGGTCGCCCGCTCGATCGATATCGCCATCCGCAAGCGGCCGGTCGACCCCGAGCGGGTCGAGCGGACCATCAACGCCATCGTGCGCCAGCTCGAGAGCTCCGGCGAATCGGAGATCCAGTCACAGACCATCGGCGAACTGATCATGCGGGCGCTGGCGAACCTGGACCAGGTCGCCTATGTCCGCTTCGCTTCGGTCTACAGGAACTTCCGCGAGGCCTCCGACTTCGAGGACTTCATCGGACGCGAACTTGGCCAGCGCGACGAAGTCCCCGACTGA
- a CDS encoding riboflavin biosynthesis protein RibD produces MAHALMLARRGLGQVAPNPAVGCVVVADGRVIGRGWTQPGGRPHAETEALARAGGAVRGSTAYVTLEPCSHHGVTPPCAEALAAAGVARVVVAMTDPDERVNGRGVQMLREAGVEVVTGVLSDQAAALNRGFVLHRTANRPMVTLKLATTLDGRIATRASDAKWITAGAARERGHLLRASHDAILIGAGTALADDPELTCRLPGLAHRSPVRVVLDSRLSIPPSGRLADTAAQTPLLVFCGMEADPARAAALEARGARVFRCDISATGVPAPGDVLRSLAEAGITRLLIEGGARVAAAFVGADLVDELAWFRAATLIGGDGLPAIGGFGLEKLADVPRFRRAAIAHFGEDVLETYLREP; encoded by the coding sequence ATGGCCCACGCGCTGATGCTGGCGCGGCGCGGACTGGGGCAGGTGGCGCCCAATCCGGCCGTCGGCTGCGTAGTGGTGGCGGATGGCCGCGTGATCGGCCGGGGCTGGACCCAGCCCGGCGGCCGCCCGCACGCCGAAACGGAAGCGCTCGCCCGCGCCGGCGGCGCCGTCCGCGGTTCGACCGCCTATGTCACGCTGGAACCCTGCAGCCATCACGGCGTCACGCCGCCCTGTGCGGAGGCGCTGGCCGCGGCCGGCGTCGCCCGGGTCGTGGTCGCCATGACCGACCCCGATGAGCGGGTGAATGGCCGTGGCGTGCAGATGCTGCGTGAAGCGGGCGTCGAGGTGGTCACGGGCGTTCTGTCCGATCAGGCCGCCGCGCTCAACCGCGGCTTCGTCCTTCACCGGACGGCAAACCGCCCGATGGTCACACTGAAGCTGGCGACGACGCTGGACGGGCGCATCGCCACCCGTGCATCGGACGCGAAATGGATCACCGCGGGCGCTGCGCGGGAGCGGGGGCACCTGCTGCGCGCCAGTCACGATGCGATCCTGATCGGCGCCGGCACCGCCCTGGCCGATGATCCGGAACTGACCTGCCGGCTTCCCGGCCTGGCGCACCGCAGCCCGGTGCGGGTAGTGCTCGATTCGCGGCTGTCGATCCCGCCGTCGGGCCGGCTGGCGGACACCGCGGCGCAGACGCCGCTTCTTGTCTTCTGCGGCATGGAAGCGGATCCGGCACGCGCCGCGGCGCTGGAAGCCCGGGGGGCGCGCGTGTTCCGCTGCGATATTTCGGCCACCGGGGTACCCGCGCCGGGCGACGTTCTGCGGTCGCTGGCGGAGGCGGGGATCACGCGCCTGCTGATCGAGGGCGGGGCGCGGGTCGCCGCCGCCTTCGTGGGCGCCGACCTGGTCGACGAACTGGCGTGGTTCCGCGCCGCGACGCTGATCGGGGGCGACGGTCTGCCGGCGATCGGGGGCTTCGGGCTGGAGAAGCTGGCCGACGTTCCCAGGTTCCGCAGGGCGGCCATCGCGCATTTCGGTGAGGACGTGCTGGAAACCTATCTGCGGGAACCGTAA
- a CDS encoding riboflavin synthase subunit alpha has translation MFTGIITDIGRIVSVEARGDMRIRIATAYDTASIDMGASIACHGVCLTVVDKGPRWFDVDVSQETLDRTAIGSLGEGARINLERSLRVGDELGGHIVTGHVDGLSRVREIEPVGDSRRFVFELPKELARHVAEKGSVALNGASLTVNAVGGDSFEINIIPHTQERTTFGEIRVGDPVNMEIDILSRYVARLRDTDG, from the coding sequence ATGTTCACCGGCATCATCACCGACATCGGCCGCATCGTCTCCGTCGAGGCGCGCGGCGACATGCGCATCCGGATCGCCACGGCCTATGATACGGCCAGCATCGACATGGGCGCGTCCATCGCCTGTCACGGCGTCTGCCTGACGGTCGTCGACAAGGGGCCGCGCTGGTTCGATGTCGACGTCTCCCAGGAGACGCTGGACCGTACGGCCATCGGTTCGCTGGGCGAGGGCGCACGGATCAATCTGGAACGATCCCTGCGCGTGGGCGACGAGCTGGGCGGGCACATCGTCACGGGTCACGTCGACGGTCTGTCGCGGGTCCGGGAAATCGAGCCGGTGGGCGACAGCCGGCGCTTCGTCTTCGAACTGCCGAAGGAACTCGCCCGCCATGTCGCCGAGAAGGGTTCGGTGGCGCTCAACGGCGCGTCGCTGACGGTGAATGCGGTCGGCGGCGACAGCTTCGAGATCAACATCATTCCGCACACACAGGAGCGGACGACCTTTGGCGAAATCCGGGTCGGCGACCCTGTGAACATGGAAATCGACATCCTGTCGCGCTATGTGGCGCGGCTCAGGGACACCGACGGCTAG
- a CDS encoding ABC transporter ATP-binding protein, which produces MSFLSATGMTGGYGSGPDIIEDCDIIVDKGEIAVVVGPNGAGKSTAMKAIFGMLNLRKGAVVLDGQDITRMAPQERVRQGMGFVPQNRNVFVSMTVEENLEMGAFIRDDEYGETMERVYELFPVLREKRNQPAGELSGGQRQQVAVGRALMTAPKLLMLDEPTAGVSPIVMDELFDRILEIARTGIAILMVEQNARQALEIADHGFVLVQGQNRFTDTGEALLANEEVRRSFLGG; this is translated from the coding sequence ATGAGCTTCCTTTCCGCGACCGGCATGACCGGCGGATACGGCAGCGGCCCCGACATCATCGAGGACTGCGACATCATCGTCGACAAGGGCGAGATCGCTGTCGTGGTCGGTCCGAACGGCGCCGGCAAGTCGACGGCCATGAAGGCGATCTTCGGCATGCTGAACCTGCGCAAGGGCGCGGTGGTGCTCGATGGCCAGGACATCACGCGGATGGCGCCGCAGGAGCGTGTGCGCCAAGGGATGGGCTTCGTGCCCCAGAACCGCAATGTCTTCGTCTCCATGACGGTCGAGGAGAACCTGGAGATGGGGGCCTTCATCCGCGACGACGAATACGGCGAGACCATGGAACGGGTCTACGAGCTGTTCCCGGTGCTTCGCGAGAAGCGGAACCAGCCCGCCGGCGAACTCTCCGGCGGCCAGCGCCAGCAGGTCGCGGTGGGCCGGGCGCTGATGACCGCACCGAAACTGCTGATGCTCGACGAACCGACGGCGGGCGTCTCCCCCATCGTCATGGACGAACTGTTCGACCGTATCCTCGAGATCGCCCGGACCGGCATCGCCATCCTGATGGTGGAACAGAATGCCCGCCAGGCGCTGGAGATCGCCGACCACGGCTTCGTGCTGGTGCAGGGCCAGAACCGTTTCACGGACACCGGCGAGGCGCTGCTCGCCAACGAGGAAGTCCGTCGTTCGTTCCTGGGGGGCTGA
- a CDS encoding ribose 5-phosphate isomerase B, whose product MVTVVMAADHAGFEMKEALKTDVEALGHTVLDVGTDSADSVDYPDFGWRLAAAIRDGRAERGILVCGTGIGISMAANREPKVRAAAVSDATSARLTRLHNDANVLALGARVIGIETARDCVRIFFETEFEGGRHQRRVDKLGLAAQGDEDR is encoded by the coding sequence ATGGTTACCGTCGTCATGGCAGCGGATCACGCCGGCTTCGAGATGAAGGAGGCGCTGAAGACGGACGTCGAGGCGCTCGGGCACACGGTGCTCGACGTCGGAACCGACAGCGCCGATTCCGTCGACTATCCGGATTTCGGATGGCGGCTGGCGGCCGCCATCCGCGATGGCCGGGCCGAACGCGGCATTCTGGTCTGCGGCACCGGCATCGGCATATCCATGGCCGCCAACCGCGAGCCGAAGGTCCGCGCCGCCGCAGTCAGCGACGCGACGTCAGCCCGGCTCACGCGGCTGCACAATGACGCCAACGTGCTCGCGCTCGGCGCGCGGGTCATCGGCATAGAAACGGCCCGGGATTGCGTGCGCATCTTCTTCGAGACGGAGTTCGAGGGCGGACGGCATCAGCGCCGGGTCGACAAACTGGGCCTCGCGGCCCAAGGCGATGAGGACAGGTAG
- a CDS encoding branched-chain amino acid ABC transporter permease, with product MDILNALALITNFVLVPAIAYGAQLSLGALGVTLIFGILRFANFSHGEMMSWGAMSTILATWWMQAQGIGIAPFPTALLALPIGIASTILMALAANRFVFRFYHRQHSNPIVFAIVSVGVMFVLAGLIRIIIGPDDQTFTDGARFIFTAGDFREVTGLREGIALKQTQVLTVVVAVAVMAALFWFLQKTRAGKAMRAYSDDEDLALLSGVDPDRVVMIAWIITATLAAIAGTLYGLDKTYKPFIFLQILLPIFAATILGGIGQPVGAILGGFVVAFSEVMVTYAFKKFLGYLGPEEWAPEGLVQLLSTEYKFAVSFIILVAVLLIRPTGIIRGKVIQ from the coding sequence ATGGACATTCTCAACGCCCTCGCGCTGATCACCAATTTCGTCCTGGTGCCGGCCATCGCCTATGGCGCGCAGCTTTCGCTCGGCGCGCTCGGCGTGACGCTGATCTTCGGCATTCTGCGCTTCGCCAACTTCTCCCATGGCGAGATGATGTCCTGGGGGGCCATGTCGACCATTCTGGCCACCTGGTGGATGCAGGCGCAGGGGATCGGCATCGCGCCCTTTCCCACGGCGCTGCTGGCCCTGCCCATCGGCATCGCCAGCACGATCCTGATGGCGCTGGCCGCCAACCGCTTCGTGTTCCGCTTCTATCATCGCCAGCATTCCAATCCGATCGTCTTCGCCATCGTCTCGGTCGGCGTGATGTTCGTGCTGGCCGGTCTGATCCGCATCATCATCGGCCCCGACGACCAGACCTTCACCGACGGCGCGCGTTTCATCTTCACCGCAGGCGATTTCCGGGAGGTCACCGGCCTCAGGGAAGGCATCGCGCTGAAGCAGACGCAGGTGCTGACGGTCGTGGTCGCCGTCGCGGTGATGGCCGCGCTGTTCTGGTTCCTGCAGAAGACCCGGGCCGGCAAGGCCATGCGGGCCTATTCCGACGACGAGGATCTGGCACTGCTGTCAGGCGTGGATCCGGACCGCGTGGTCATGATCGCCTGGATCATCACCGCGACCCTCGCGGCGATCGCCGGCACCCTCTACGGCCTGGACAAGACCTACAAGCCGTTCATCTTCCTGCAGATCCTGCTGCCGATCTTCGCCGCCACCATCCTGGGCGGCATCGGCCAGCCGGTGGGCGCCATCCTCGGCGGCTTCGTCGTCGCCTTCTCCGAGGTCATGGTCACCTACGCCTTCAAGAAGTTCCTGGGCTATCTCGGCCCCGAGGAATGGGCGCCGGAGGGCCTCGTGCAGCTCCTGTCGACGGAGTACAAGTTCGCCGTCTCCTTCATCATCCTCGTGGCGGTGCTGTTGATCCGGCCGACCGGAATCATCCGCGGGAAGGTGATCCAATGA
- a CDS encoding branched-chain amino acid ABC transporter permease — protein sequence MSRKLFLFGAMALLLIFVGFYQSWNVALGIVNLCLISSIMALGVNMQWGYAGLFNVGIMGFTALGGLTAVLVSMPPVDAAWAAGGTDILLAALSLAATVVAIIVARRLTPRTMRLPVTIVLMIAGYFLISEFFVPAARQIEAVDSAQTGYLGGMGLPIVLAWPLGGLVAAGAAWFIGKIALGLRADYLAIATLGISEIIIAVIKYEEWLTRGVKNVTGLPRPVPYEVVLVQQDWFIGLADTLGAPDLSDLAGLFVKLCYAALFLLVLAIVMWFAERALRSPWGRMMRAIRDNREAASAMGKDVTGRHLQVFVLGCATCGIAGAMLTTLDGQLTPTSYIPLRFTFLIWVMVILGGSGNNWGAVLGGFVIWFLWVEAEPLGNWFMQTITLPMADDSFLSQHLVAGAAYTRYLLMGAILLLVMRFAPKGLIPERH from the coding sequence ATGTCCCGGAAGCTCTTTCTCTTCGGCGCGATGGCGCTGCTGCTGATCTTCGTCGGCTTCTATCAGAGCTGGAACGTCGCGCTGGGCATCGTGAACCTGTGCCTGATCTCGTCGATCATGGCGCTCGGTGTGAACATGCAGTGGGGCTATGCCGGCCTGTTCAACGTCGGCATCATGGGCTTCACGGCGCTGGGCGGTCTGACCGCGGTTCTGGTATCCATGCCGCCGGTCGACGCCGCCTGGGCGGCGGGCGGGACCGATATCCTGCTCGCGGCCCTCAGCCTGGCCGCCACGGTGGTCGCCATCATCGTTGCCCGGCGCCTGACGCCACGGACGATGCGGCTGCCGGTGACCATCGTGCTGATGATTGCCGGCTATTTCCTGATCTCGGAGTTCTTCGTGCCGGCGGCGCGGCAGATCGAGGCCGTCGATTCGGCCCAGACCGGCTATCTCGGCGGCATGGGGCTGCCGATCGTGCTGGCCTGGCCGCTGGGCGGGCTGGTCGCGGCCGGCGCGGCCTGGTTCATCGGCAAGATCGCGCTCGGCCTCAGGGCCGACTATCTCGCCATCGCCACGCTGGGCATTTCAGAGATCATCATCGCCGTCATCAAGTACGAGGAATGGCTGACCCGGGGCGTGAAGAACGTCACCGGCCTGCCGCGCCCGGTGCCCTACGAGGTCGTGCTGGTGCAGCAGGACTGGTTCATCGGTCTCGCCGACACGCTGGGAGCCCCGGATCTCTCCGATCTCGCAGGCCTGTTCGTCAAACTGTGCTACGCGGCGTTGTTCCTCCTGGTGCTGGCGATCGTCATGTGGTTCGCGGAGCGTGCGCTGCGATCGCCCTGGGGGCGGATGATGCGGGCGATCCGCGACAACCGCGAAGCCGCCTCGGCGATGGGCAAGGACGTCACCGGCCGCCATCTGCAGGTCTTCGTCCTGGGCTGCGCCACCTGCGGCATCGCCGGCGCCATGCTGACCACGCTGGACGGGCAGCTCACGCCGACCAGCTACATCCCGCTGCGCTTCACCTTCCTGATCTGGGTGATGGTCATTCTCGGCGGGTCGGGCAACAACTGGGGCGCTGTCCTCGGCGGTTTCGTGATCTGGTTCCTGTGGGTCGAGGCGGAGCCGCTCGGCAACTGGTTCATGCAGACCATTACCCTGCCCATGGCCGACGATTCCTTCCTGTCGCAGCACCTGGTCGCCGGCGCCGCCTACACGCGCTACCTGCTGATGGGAGCCATCCTGCTGCTGGTGATGCGATTCGCGCCAAAGGGGCTGATACCGGAGCGGCACTGA
- a CDS encoding branched-chain amino acid ABC transporter substrate-binding protein, with protein sequence MKRMLPLVFAAVMASGAALADDVKVGMLQGFTGPTESLVKPMAMGGELAIQEVSDSGMFLGGRKVVSVRGDSTCIDAAAATAAAERLITSEGVVGIVGATCSGATTAVLNNVVRANGIVMISPSATSPALSTIEDDGYFFRTAPSDARQGEIIAKILTEKGIKNAALTYTNNDYGKGLADAIQSGFESMGGNITAVASHEDGKADYSAEVATLASAGGELLIVAGYLDQGGKGMIQAALDTGAFDTFMLPDGMVGESLTDNFGASIDGSIGTNPGTDSPGADMLAKMSEGKGFKGDDPYVPEAYDASAILLLAMQSAGSTDSAVYKDHVTKVANAPGEKIYPGELKKALQILADGGDIDYVGAGAVELIGPGEAAGSFRESVVKDGEFTTVKYH encoded by the coding sequence ATGAAACGAATGCTTCCGCTTGTTTTCGCCGCCGTAATGGCCAGTGGCGCGGCGCTCGCCGACGACGTCAAGGTCGGCATGCTGCAGGGCTTCACCGGCCCGACGGAGTCGCTCGTCAAGCCCATGGCGATGGGCGGCGAACTTGCCATTCAGGAAGTTTCCGACAGCGGGATGTTCCTGGGCGGCCGCAAGGTCGTCTCCGTCCGCGGCGACAGCACCTGCATCGACGCCGCCGCCGCGACGGCCGCGGCCGAACGCCTGATCACCTCGGAAGGCGTGGTCGGCATTGTCGGCGCGACCTGTTCCGGCGCCACCACGGCGGTGCTGAACAACGTCGTGCGCGCCAACGGCATCGTCATGATCTCGCCGTCGGCGACGTCGCCGGCGCTGTCGACGATCGAGGATGACGGCTACTTCTTCCGCACCGCGCCGTCCGATGCGCGTCAGGGTGAGATCATCGCCAAGATCCTGACCGAAAAGGGCATCAAGAACGCGGCCCTGACCTACACCAACAACGACTACGGCAAGGGCCTGGCGGATGCGATCCAGTCCGGCTTCGAGAGCATGGGCGGCAACATCACCGCCGTCGCCTCGCACGAGGACGGCAAGGCCGACTACTCGGCCGAGGTCGCGACGCTGGCGTCCGCGGGCGGCGAACTGCTGATCGTCGCCGGCTATCTGGACCAGGGTGGCAAGGGCATGATCCAGGCCGCGCTGGACACGGGCGCCTTCGATACCTTCATGCTGCCTGACGGCATGGTCGGCGAATCGCTCACCGACAATTTCGGCGCGTCCATCGACGGCTCCATCGGCACCAACCCCGGCACCGACAGCCCGGGCGCCGACATGCTGGCGAAGATGAGCGAGGGCAAGGGCTTCAAGGGCGACGACCCCTATGTGCCGGAAGCCTACGACGCCTCGGCGATCCTGCTGCTGGCGATGCAGTCGGCGGGCTCCACCGACAGCGCGGTCTACAAGGACCACGTCACGAAGGTCGCCAACGCGCCGGGTGAGAAGATCTATCCGGGCGAACTGAAGAAGGCCCTGCAGATCCTGGCCGACGGCGGTGACATCGACTATGTCGGCGCCGGCGCGGTCGAACTGATCGGCCCCGGCGAGGCGGCCGGCAGCTTCCGCGAGTCGGTCGTCAAGGACGGCGAGTTCACCACGGTCAAGTACCACTGA